From the Lytechinus variegatus isolate NC3 chromosome 5, Lvar_3.0, whole genome shotgun sequence genome, the window ATTGAAGATCAGTGTGCAAAGGGTTTACAAGATAAAAgaaacaagagtgtcgctaatgCGAGCAAATAGTACGCCCGCCTGTAAcacggaaaatggagttattgctcaacttccacttttcttgctttaacagttcaagcaagaaaagtgaaaggtggcgacttcacctttgaccttctgacctcaaaatcaataggcttccttgggtccatgctagtatcatacacaccaaattatacgagcctaggttaagttaaactatagcagagatgccaaccctcccgatttcatcgggaggctcccgaaaattcatcccaactcccgcccttacgattaccatccttatcctcccgaaattacgattttttttgcattgatcaaattggattggaaggacatgtatcgtctgctaactttagcatgtagtaactccattacgttcgctgctactaaattctgtgtgaaaagtagacaaatacggagcagcgaaaagctggtgcatgtgatatgcccgacgggaatccactgtgcaccaggccggtaggcccggctagcttcgcgaggcgtgtgcgctcgcggccactggatttgtcgagtcgtgcggtggaatatcggtgtgtgatttcggcgtattgatgggttgatattgaaacgaaatggcggaaaatcaacaaaagaagaccaagaaatggtgtgagaagtataagactgaatacagtctccagtacctgtgtgttcggaagtcggaaagaggaatttaccatgcattttgcgcaatttgcagcgtggacatttcagtttagcagggaggtcgtgatgataattCGGAGGCACTTAACGTTCGGGAGCAAACGGCACAGGCCTACGGACATTGCGATGgcaagatcttcgagctccactagtaccctgttgtctttatttcaccaagcaagggaccagcgctgagcttttctttactggatttatagtggaacataacctgcccatagccgatagtgataatgcatccttattattgttgttgaacaggtacttcttttgtcccctcattttttatttacatgtgaaaatgcatatttgatatttttaatgttaaaaaagtgggaacaatgtttatttcaaaacatgtgaaatgccccaaaataagggtcagattgcaccagagagcatctagaaacccagagcttccagggccctaaggcgggccctggaccccggccacaagggtcgagcgctccgcgctcgagatgtgcgctatgcgcacataatttggtggcggttgcaaatcctccctaattctgatttccaaaagttggcatctctgctatagttatcgcgtttacaaggaaaaaatGGATGGACAGATATCGACAGACGAacggacaccgagcgtgatagCATAATGCGTCCTGTCTAGGACGGGCATATAAAATTGGAGGAAAGATGAAAGCAAagtggaaagaaagaaacaaagaaagaggcATGTACATAGAAACAACGtaaatgagagaaagagagaaataaataaagagcgaaagacaaagaaaaaaaaacacacacctAAACTTAAAGGAAAAAGAAACGAAGCGAAATGTATGGGAGTGTATTTTCTTTAAAGACTTTAATTGTTCCTAatgatttgtaaatattgtgattgttaagccaataaaagcaaaaataaaacacCAATCAAAATATCAAGGTCTAATATGGTATATGTATTTAGTTATTTGGGTACAATGAAAATCAACTTtcctattataatttttgttactGACATATATTTCATCCTCTAATCCGTGATTTTGATTGCTACAATCTATATTGGATACCATTGGAAGTTTCAAATGATGACATAGGAAAGAGCATTTAAGTCTGCCTAAATATAGTGtaattacaatgtacattacatatacatgtagtttatatgAAGTTTAATCAAATGTTTTCCGACCCGTTTTGAAATAACGCAATTCACATACGCTTGTTTGAGAATATCATAAAACGATATTTTGTTTTAGCTTTGAAATAACGCAATTCACATACGCGTGTTTGAGAACATAAAacgatattttgttttatctgtgTACTTCAACTTTTCAAATacaacaaattgaaaaataacgCACTGATTCGTAGATGACAGAAATCGTAAAACAGAATATTTTCCCTTCCATAACCATatatatttgatgataaaaagAAACAGATTGCTAATGTAGATCATAATTGAAACTCTTGATTTTgatcttcattattatcatattctCATTCTAGTAACCTTTGATGTGGAGGTGACGACGTCAGCAGACGCCCCTGAACAAACAGAAGGTAAATAAAATTTATCTAAACATTACTATAGTCATTTACTTACCGGtacttttttaatgttttacagtgtctttcattttaaaaagtcttCTTATTCTCTTCTTCATCAGTTATCTGATTGATACTCGCCTGTTTTCTTAACCCCAAAAGAACTCTAAAAACAAAACCACCATGTAATATAGATTTTCTACTTCTTTGGGGGATACCCCTCGGGGGGATACCCGTGTGTGCTTGATCTGTAAAAACGAAATTAAAACCCTTCTGTTTTTAAGTTAAAGATTAAAATTAAGACTAacaaaattctaaaaaaatcattttataatttcatcatagAGTCAGGAGCAGAGTCTGAACATGAGGGCACACCATCACCTTCTCCCGGTAGGTATGGGTTGGTGTTCGGGAgcaggaggagggggggggggggtaggagcCCTGTCTGAATTCCATGCAAGGGAAGGGGGGGAGTGTATAAAGCAGTTGTGGACATGAAAACCCCTGGCGGAGGGGAGGGGGTACAGTTTTCTGACAACTCAAAAAGTACTGCAATTTACAGAAGCAATATTACatcaaaatatgacattgatgtAGGCTTCATGCTCGTAGAGTATGCTCATAGAGGGGTCCACACTCTACAAGcatttgctttttagtggatccctcttATTTTCTCAGATTatgttaatgatgatttgcttatatgaaatactgttttacttttggaaaaaaaaaatctgtattgtACTTGcttcaatttatattgtttgtataagtttcatttacaattattattttaattatatacGTCTTCTTAACTCTGTtctgttgaaaataaaacaaattgaaaaaaatatatgtacgaAAGCATGCCATTATTTTTACACGATGGCCGCCTATACAGTGCAAAGGATATGAAAAAagctttaaacctgagtttatgttaaacccgacttcagaatacgtgcTATGGACTACTTGTTTAGGGCTATTTTATAAAGTCCATGTACGAGCAATGTGTCCACCTTCTGAAAAAGTACCACTCCCGTTTCCCTCTAAGTTTTTGAGGAATATTCTTGTGAAAATGTGGAAGATATGTCTCAATGAAATCCCGGAGGGGCCTTCCatcgacgagtggataccatgcgcgaccacggggtcttgaaaagcaccctaaacacgtattttccatattctgaaaatgcaccccttaacaagtattggcgtgtgaaaccctacccataacaagtattggaaacaaaacgatactcttggcaagtattccctgaatgaacccctaaacaagtaagtACAgcgatgtattttccatattttgaaaatgcaccccttaacaagtattggaaacaaaacgatactcttggcaagtattccccgaaatgaacccctaaacaagtacagcgatattttattgtcGGGTCCGTCGGTCGTTTTGCCTTTACAcaccattatttttgtttaatacggccccaccttccacacctcgcgcaaatcggactctaaacacgtagtgttggggcaaaaaggacatcctttatgaaacattttgattttgtttcttcctcCCCTcatatttgaccctaaacacgtatattttccgagcgaaatagataccttttttcaatattttagtgtttttgacacccttatcacgttacgtacgtaacgtgccctatcctgaaaaagacatcttttttacgtgtttttttggtcgcgcatggtatccactcgtcaatgtaattgcccccccgggaatgaaatatttcacatgTTTCGTTGACATGGTCACGGTGATAAGTCGGGTAATAAAGTGGATTTGATCCcctgtatttccttatttttagcAGTGGCAGAAATGTAGCGATCTACGGTATACTCAAATCTGCCCTTGCTCACTCATGAAATACCATTGTTTGGATTTTCTTCCATAGTTCCTGAGCCTGCCCCCGGTAGTGGCAACGAGACAACGGTCACGGAGAAACCAAAGAGTGGTAGTGTCATCAAGACTGCTTCTATCACCCTTCTCACCATGGCTATCCTAGCAACCAAACTTGTTTAATGATTGTCTCCTTACGTCTCAGAAGTTATCTTCATCATTCTATGGTTGAAGGGAGTGCATTAGCATGACTACATGAGGTGGCGGACATCAGCGAATTGTTACATAAAACCTCGGCTTTTGAGGATTTAAGTTCACCAAGGGAGACGGACAATCTCTAAACTTTAACTTCTTTAAAATCCTTGCCGTCCATTACCAGTTCACATTTTTTCCATTCTTGTTGCAATATACTTTAGTTAGTGAATTACTTATAGTTTTCGATGTCTTGTTGATTGGGAAAATGTTTGTCATTTGACTGTGAATATATGTTGTAACGTGAGAAAACTCTGCCTGAATGACGCCTTTAGAAAAGCAGACCATGGTAGGGGGATTTCTTACAGTAGTGACAAAGTCCTGGACCCCGTAACCTAAATCTTAGCGATTGATTACGGTTCTGATTCGTACGATTGAATACATTGATTGTTGTACatgattaattgtaaaaatcatcaccatcaatctCCAAGGTTTGTGTTACGGGGACCTGAAAACTCTTATTACACGATTATTATGATAAAAGTAATCTGACATccgattttgtttttattttgaataaattataaatccatgattttacatggaaaatAAGAAGTTTTACGGTATTTTAACCTAATGAATTATTGTGAATCTGTAAATTAAATGAGTGCAGACCACGTTTATTAATATAAATTAAGTGCATCCATAAAtggtaaaatgtaaaaaaaaattggattcatGTTAATGTTAATCTTTATAAATAAATTCGTTTGATCTCTAGCCACAAGCATCGAAGTTGCATCATTCGCGGATTTAATACACAAagttaaaattttcatgaaatatattcatttttgtattaaaaaaagagaagaaaacaaataagcAGTCAAATCTATTTGATCTCCACAACTAGGAATTGACTGTAAAATCGATCTTTTCGGGGAAAATACTATGCAGCATGGAATTTGAGTCAAAGACGATTTTTGATCACATTAAAAGTGCGTAAGGAATTATGCTGTTTACATGATATTAAGTATCAGTGATGTTTAACAATTTCATTCCTTTAACTTTTTGCGATCCTGagatgtaatttttgttatggATGAGAAAGTGTCTAGAATAATAATACAGTTATACGACGAATGTTCTTTGAAAACGTCTTCCGATAGACCAGAACTCAACGGTGTCGAACTTCATCGACAAGAGATTATTTGAGATTATTTGATAGTACAAGTTTAAACGGACCTTTTGTTCATAGCGGATTTAATCTATAATGCTCTCCATGAATACGTGTAAAATAATATGTATTACGAATGTTGAATTGTATACCACCTGTTTCTCTTCATTCAGTTTCTTTGAGAAGGAAATACAATACAAGTTTATGAgacttttcataattttttttctcgtgtTCGTAAATTTTAATCGGTAAGCAATTAATTTAATTggaaacaatatatatatattccgtTTCAAATAGTGAGATGAACTTgatcaagaaaaagaaatgtcagACAGAGTGAAAGAGGCTATAAGGATGATATAACATAAACGAGTGAGaaagaagaagggggggggggtcaataaGGGGACATTACATGAAAAAGGGTCAGCAGTGACTAAATTGCTAGCTCTGGCCATTTCagtgaaatcaatatttttgatTGGCTGCGAAGCATTAGTCTTCCTTTTACTGCTGAGAGAAAGACGGTTGGGGAAGAGAAAAAGTATTCAAGAGTATCAGGATCAGTGGATCGAGAGGGACGGgctaaaaagaagaaagaggctAGTAATAATCAGCGATGTAGTGAGAAAATTCCTAAAAAGTCGAGAGCGAGCCAAAAATTTGGCCTTTTCAAATGAAGATCTATTTTGGGGATCACagttttttccccttcattttctttccctttctcctttatttttgtattacaggggggggggggggggggtggctcaTACCGCCCATCTGTATGCCATCGGTATAATGCTGAGATTTGTTAAAAGGTGGACATTGCAACCGGAACAAATTAAGGGAACTGGTTTAATCTGTTCAATTTCGAAGCAGTGTGAACTGATTTCAAAATTCAACATGAGAAAATGTATTCTTACAGAAATAATGCGTCATTGTCCCGTTTAGATGATCGCCCCCATTATATTAATCGACcgtcatttcatcatcattgtcgaCAACCAGTGACTATTAAAAGTTTTATTGAAGAGAGGGTCTGATTTTAAAAGACTACACGAATCATTCAAGCATATCATGACGTTACAATGTAAATGCTTATTCAGAATTATGACGTTATATCGTTTACGCGCATTATCATGTGACTAAAGTTGTGCATGACGACGCCCCCCAAAATAGGCTGATTTTGCCGCTCAGCGAGCTGGCCTGGCTGCATAACATCGACAGTTTCAAAACAAAGTATGCGGATGGAGTAGGACAGTTACAAGGAGGTTGTCCGACTGATGGGCAAGACCAagcacatgatacatgtatgactaCTGAGAAATGCAGAAACACAAACTTGCCAAGGCAATCATGAACACAACAAAAGATAAGAGGAAACCAAAAGCccaaaattcgaaacaaaaactAAAGCATGTGGGAAAGAAACCCGAAAGTGCTCAATATACAAATCGAATGCCACCTAGGGTATCACGGAGAACTCCAATAAGCCAGGACAATTACAGAAGACCAGCCACCACCGGTATCTTACCGAGTAAACTATCCCGCCTAAGTACCGTCGTCGAGACATCGAATGTCAATGTACAAGGAGCGGACCATGCTACAAAGATCTGGGCTCCGTCACCACTCTTTGGCGTAAGAAACAGTTACAGGATGTCGTCCTTGCCGTAGGACACCACCGCGTTGGTGCTCATCGGTTGATCTTAGCAGCATGCAGTGGGTATTTCTGTGAACTGTTCACGTCGGAAGAAGACGATCCAAGCTCAGACGGGGAACAGTTTGTTTACACACTACATGGTGTGGGCCATGAAATCGTTAAAATGTTACTAGAATCCATGTACACGTCGAGTCTAGCCGTCACATACGAAAACATCGATGAACTCTTGAACGCAGCACTGTATCTAAGAATACAAACAGCGTTGGACTCGTGCACGAACTTCTTACTCGAGAACCTGACATCGGAAACATGTCTTCGGACTTTGTCTGTTGCTATTTCTTTCGACATGGAAGATATATTTGAGAGGGCGTGTCAGCAGGTAGCAAGCCACTTCGTAGAGCTATCAATCACTGATGAATTCTTAGATCTGTCAGAAGAGACATTACTTTGTCTGGTATCAAGGGATGATCTCCACGTAGATGATGAATTGGAggtatatacacatatatatgtgCTGCCTGATATTGTTTACAAGCAAAACTAGACatatttcgatgaaatttgattatcattttagattttacaattaattttaaagaaaatctcaAAATGTATGTCATGCAAAGATACTCCCATGCGTAAAGGTATATCATCAAATCCAattttaagcaatttttttttaaattcaataaatttttagTTGGTATGAAAGTATAAAGTAGGAAAGGCATGCAACCATAATGAACAGCTAAAAGTACTGAAACACTCTTGTAACGTTTTATCCCGCGTTTTATACTCCACGTATTTCttatctttaaaaatagctATAATAAGAAAGGGATTAATGACACcttgatatttgaaaaaaaaatcttcttgaGTTAGCTTAACTCTCAATCAAAATTAATTGGAATCTCCAATCTTGTTAAGTCAATCAAAAAGAGTGTCAAT encodes:
- the LOC121415000 gene encoding uncharacterized protein LOC121415000, which produces MKNSTSSVCLIFWLSIACCVMWTINAQTSSSQTTDSAVTFDVEVTTSADAPEQTEESGAESEHEGTPSPSPVPEPAPGSGNETTVTEKPKSGSVIKTASITLLTMAILATKLV